aatttttttccccaaattgatGGATGTGAAAAGAACAGATATGAGAAGGCATATACTGCCACATTTTTATGGGGTGGATATGTATTGTATATTACAGATAATATCAGATTGTTTTCACCTgatgatatttccttttttcttcctgttaAAAATCATTTCCTGTTTTAAGTGCTCTAGGAAGGGATGGAAGTAAAATGCAGAGGAAAAATCTAGGCAATGTAAAAGTAAAAGTATGAATAAAatctatttagaaataaaaactcattacatggttttcttcaataatgagatgattcaaaccagttccacttcttcaatgatgaagagagccatctacacacagagaaaggaccatgggaactgaatacaaaacacaacatagcattctcactctctctgtggtcatttgcttgcattttgttttctttcacggttttttttttctgccttcttgatctgatttttcttgtgctgcaagataactgtataaatatgcatacatatattagatttaacatatatatttaacatattgaacatgtattagactacctgccatctaggggaggggatgagggcaaggaggagaaaatttggatcagaaggttttgtaaggatcagtgttgaaaaattacccatgtatgttttttaactaaaaagctttaatttaaaaaaaaaaggaaaaaaaagaaataaagatccaTTGATACTTCTAAAATATAGCTTTTGATATATATATTCAATGATCATTTTAGAATGagtttcttccctccttttctattGGCTATAATGACATCAGGCATTGTAGGGGTGGAGGGGAAAGATAACCTGAAAGCTGCCTCCAGAGGTGGTTATTTTTCCCTTAAATACTTAggatttctgtttcttttagaATAAAATGTGTAGATGTGTTTATGTATTTCACATGAATAAGTGCTTGTCGATACGTGCAATATGTCCCCATCTGAACAACCCTCTCATAGGGGTCCAGCTATGCCCTGTAGATTCATCTTTAAACTGTATAATATGAATCAATGGCTGGTTATTACCCAGTTTCTCTTTGTAAAAGTATTGAGCAGTGTTTGGTTTTAGCACCTAAAATCTTTTCAAACATTCATGGGAATTTGATAAATTCATTTGAGACTGAAAATCTAAAGCATTATACATTTCAAATCTTTCTCCCAAGTGATTATCAAACTAAAACTAAGTCATGTTTCAATGGATAGCAAAAAATCACCAcactaaaaatgtaaaatcaaattcAAAGTACAATTTTCTATATAGATTTTCCTGAAGTCttctataattttgattttaaaattgaaattaattgcAGTTTTGAAGATCTCCAAATCAAGGGAAAAAATTCTGATGCACAAAAATTAGCAGAAATACAAGTGAAAAGCATTTCTGGTAAATTAGTTATGCactattttgcaaaaaaaaaaaaaagaagaatttttatttataaagtctacatttatatgaatatgtgtatgcatgcatatgtgtgtgcataattGACCATTTTGAGAGTTATCCTCTGAGTCCAATAAAAAGTTGAATTAcatcataattttaaaaggttGGATTGGAGCTGATATGACGGTTTCTCAATCTAATCATGGCTGCTTTCATCTCCTTATTCCTCAAACTATAGATAATTGGATTTAGGAGAGGAGTGATAACTGAATAAAACACTGAGAAAAATTTATCTAATGAATAACTACTAACTGGCCAAGCATAGATTAAGATTACTGGTCCAAAGAAGAGTGTTACCACAGTAATATGAGCAGTTAATGTGGACAGAGCCTTAGATAGACCAAAAGGAGAGCGACGCCGGACAGTAACTAATATCACAGTATAGGAGATGATCAAAAGAATGAAGGAGATCAGAGAAAGCAGCCCACTGAATGCAACCACAAGCAGCTCTAGGACATAAGTGTCAGTACAGGCAAGTTTCAACACCAGAGGAAGATCACAAAAAACATCATCAATCACATTAGGTCCACAGAAAGGCAGACTCACCATAAAGACCATTTGGCTCATAGTATGCACAAAGCCAACTGTCCATGAAAGCAGCACACTTCCTACCAGAATTCCATGGTTCATAATAGTCATATAATGGAGGGGCTTACATATTGCAATATATCTGTCAATAGCCATCACAATGAGAAGAGTCATCTCACTACCTCCCAAGAGATGAGCCAGAAACATCTGTGCCATGCAGCCCCACaaagaaatagtttttctttccctaaaaAAGTCAACAATCATCTTGGGGACAGTAACAGTGGAAAGAGTCATGTCAAGAAAGGAGAGGTTGGCCAGGAGGAAGTACATGGGGGTTGAGTGCAAGTGGGAGTCCAGAAATACCAAAAGTATAATGAGACAATTTCCAGCTAAGATTGATGCATAGGCAAggaaaaagatcacaaaaaagaaaatctcaagcTCCCAAGAATTGGAAAGACCTaacaaaatgaattcatttaGCACAGAAttgttcttcatcttcatcaACTCATTATATATCAAGCATCCAGAAAATCTTTGTAGGAAAGACAATTTGAAATGAGTCACAATTTTAGGTAAGTTTCCTTAGgtatctggaaaaggaaaaaaatacacatcAAAAACCTGATATTGAATACAAAAACCTCTGTGAAACTCTtgtgtaaattatttaatttttaacaacTACTGTTTCCTCAGAAATATCCTTACATATCCTAATCATAGATAGAATACAAAGAGTTGTCATGAAATTATTTaccaataaataaaagattttactGAATAATGTAATGTGAGACATATGTAGCAAATTTCTATATCTACTATAAATATGTTCTAGGTGAGGTTATCCATCTATGACAAAGGATACAATTTagaaacaaaaacaggaaaacaTTAGATAGGCCCTATAACACTGACCAATGGGAAATAAAATTTCCCAAACAGGAATGACCATTATGATTTGGATATCATGAAGAATCAGGCCACCAAAAAGTTCACTGTGTATTCAATAAACCTTTTCGGATCAGAATTAAACTACCAGAagtagaaacaaaaatgaaaaataatcctgGTTTAATGAGTAGCTCCATATTGttcctgcttttcttcctatttaaaaGCTCTGGTATTTATTAGATTGAATCCAGATATGACAtgataaatcattttttaaaaaatttgcataCTCTAGTTATCAGGATTACTCTCTTGGATTCCCCCTTCAGCTTTAAGATTTTCCTTTATAatagtttaaaacatttttgtcttGTGTGTTTTCCTAAACCATTGACTTACTTTATCCCTGACTAATCTCTTGCAAATTCCTGTTGGTTCTAATGTCCTAATAAGTCTATCTAAAAAACTGATGATTTCTACCAGAATAATCTGTTAAGTTCCTGAAACTCAACTTGTTCAAAGACATGTCATGGATCAATTTCTATCACTTGTCTTCTTGTTGATGGTGATGAATTTCtgatcaagtaaaaaaaaaaaacattaaataagcAATTTGTACACTCTGTATGTGCTATATTAAATGAGGCAGTTGCCAAGATGAAAAATAACAATGTCCTTATAAGAAGTTTAGAAGCTAAACTACAGGAAAAGGTCAAGGTACCTGTACAGAGCACATAAAAATGATTCTCTATAATCTAATCTCATCCTGAATAGTTTGTCTCTATACTTTTACTCGTGTTATCTTCAATGGTTAAAATGCCCTTCACTAAAGTTTCCTGTTTTTATTGCTCATAAATAACCAACTAGTTAGCATGATGGATAGAGATCTTGTCATGGAGTCAAAATGACCTGCATTCAATCCATACTCAGAAGTCACCATACATTTTTTCTTAAGTCTATTAGATAGTTGTTACATAAAAATCCCAATATATTAGCATTGGTAATTCAACTTACCATCACTGGACAAAGTTTTCAAAGAGATATCAACATATTGAGACTTTGATCCTCCTGAATATTTTTCTCTGCATTCATGGGAAAAGCTTTATATACATAGtcaggtgtgtgtatgtgtgggaattatgaaaaaaacttTTATGTAATAATGAGGTAAAAATCAGAAGAGCAAAATCCCATGGGAGTTTTAGAGAGCCATATTTTCCCTTAAGCCACATGAGAAAGATTAGTTCCCTTGTCATTAAGGTCTTTGGTGAATTTTGCAAAAGGGCAGAAATTGCACATTtaaacttgcttttaaaaatattctcctgTATGTcacatgaaagaagagaaaaactacTGATGGAGCATCAACTAAGAGTCTAAGTACATATATAGTCACTGAAGActcttctcttcctgtctctctgccAGAATTTGTCTTCTTCCCCAACAtctttttaaataccaaataCAAGGTCCTGGTTCAGTTATAAAAGTTGTAAGAGAGAAATTCAACACCAATAAATTTCTATTGGAGCAATAAATActtaggaaatgaaaaataattcagactctttttcattaattttttcaaaaaataaaacctttttcaATCCATACCCATTTTTATCTGTcaattttgcatgtatttatattCCTGTATATTATCCTCCAAATAGAAGAAACTTTGCATGTACATAGGTGTTCATATATTGTCTCTGCTACTAGATTTGGGGTTCTTTAAAGGTGGGCTGTCATTTGTCTTTTGAGGAGTATCTCCAGTACCTTTCAAAGCACACAGCATGCAGCAGGCATTTACAAATCTTTATTGATTGTTAGGTTACCTTACTGCCCACCATGTACTCTATCACAGGTCttcttcttcaactttttccacCTGTGACCTCTTTTACCAATAAATTTTTACACAACCATgggcatatatttatataaattagatatacaactcaaatatttactgataataagtcataattgcATAACCTCCATATTCAGTTATACAATTACCTATAGTGTCATGggtcatagtttaagaagcttttcaCTATGAtacagtgacactggcctccttgctgcTCCTTGAAGAGTACAATCCATTTTCCAACATCAGGAATTTTCACTGCTTATGTTCAATATCTGGAAATTTTTTCCTTATCATCATCTTCTCCTAGTTGCCTTgattttccttcaagtttcattttaaactccattcaaaagaaataaaaaacctttCTTGAGCTTGCTTAATGTTAATATCTTTTTCTCATAATATCTTCAATATTATTCAACTTAATatagtatatttatacataattgcTTATacattttctccatattttttcaGTGAAGTCCAAGAGAAGAGTGACAGAGTGATTGTTTTTATCATATTCCAGATCATCAGTATTGaacaaagtgcttaataaatgctttttgaacttTAAAGAGGtaggccaagatggcagagtaaaatcAGGAAGGTTCTTGAGCTCTCccattttccctttaaaaaccacatgaaaccaagcctctgagcCGAGTGTGATGGAAAGAAACCACTTTCCAACTCCAAACAGagtgaaaaaacttcaagaaacatCATTATCCCGAGGTGAAAAGATTGTTCAACCCTACTCACATGGACTCTAGGAAAGATGATGATAAGGTCTTAAAAGAAGCAATTAAgattgtagtgtgctttctagagcccctaaattggggtgccaaaatgtactatGATTTCTAGAGTCTTTatgctggggtgccaaaatattcCATCCTGACCACCTCTCTGGAAGATCTCtggaccagcccaagtccttggtcttagtggaagaGTGATGAAGGCAGGGGACCCACTAAGATGGTCAAAGaaggagtccatttatttcagcccctaaataccttagaactattacatcactacagcacactgagcatgtgccaaatATAGAACTATTATATCACCACATCCACCACAGCATACTGGGCAAATGTTAATATAAGCACCCTGCTGCAATTGATATGCAAATTCTTCTTTAcagtaagtatcccttgcttcaagtagaacacaggtggtcatgccctccttgacttctccagaagggtgagaggaaggaaagggagataaAGAACAAAACCAGACATTGACTGTCAGCAGGTCCCtttgggctaaagggtcttatacctcacacTGAGTTCCCCctatctgcagccctctataAAGATTTTCAGTCCTGCCTCAGTAGAGAAGCAAATCaatggggcagcttccagtcccagttcagaaggcaaactctgtaAAACCAGGCTGTTTCTTCTTGAACAGAGTAGACAAAGCTAGCCCTTGCAAACACAAGAGACCCTGGTGTTCAAAGCCAAGGTTTAGAGCTGTACGGGAAGCTTGGATCAGTTCCCCCTTTTTCCTAGGAGAAGAGCCCGAgctaaaaagtaacaaaaaaggaaattccaaaaggaaagaaaatgagcaagaaacagaaaagaatcttgatcaTAGAAGGCTGCCAAatgaaaacacaaactcaaatgaggacagaatgtccacagaaaaaatcttaaaaagttaTATGCATTGCTCTCAAGCcaaaagaggcttcttggaagtgctcataaaacactataaaaggcaaataagaaaaatgagaaagaaaatgagaagtatgTATGACAGAGTCAACtgcttagaaaagaaaagaaaaacattgtttgaagaaaacaactctttaaacaGTAGAAGTAACTAATCGGAAAAAGACATACAAAAGGCtattaaagaaaatcacacattaaaaactagaactgagcaaatggaagataatgatATTGTGAGActgcaagaatcagtcaaacaaactaaaaataatttaaaaattgaagtgTTAACTCCCTGCTGCTCACCTCAGCAAGGGCCGACTGGTTTCTTATCTTT
The DNA window shown above is from Sminthopsis crassicaudata isolate SCR6 chromosome 2, ASM4859323v1, whole genome shotgun sequence and carries:
- the LOC141553425 gene encoding olfactory receptor 4K13-like, whose amino-acid sequence is MKMKNNSVLNEFILLGLSNSWELEIFFFVIFFLAYASILAGNCLIILLVFLDSHLHSTPMYFLLANLSFLDMTLSTVTVPKMIVDFFRERKTISLWGCMAQMFLAHLLGGSEMTLLIVMAIDRYIAICKPLHYMTIMNHGILVGSVLLSWTVGFVHTMSQMVFMVSLPFCGPNVIDDVFCDLPLVLKLACTDTYVLELLVVAFSGLLSLISFILLIISYTVILVTVRRRSPFGLSKALSTLTAHITVVTLFFGPVILIYAWPVSSYSLDKFFSVFYSVITPLLNPIIYSLRNKEMKAAMIRLRNRHISSNPTF